The genomic stretch CGCCGTGCTCCCCAGCCGACCCGACGCGGGTAGCCGTGTCGAGTTGTGGGAGTCTGCAGGGGCCGGTTTTTAGGGGCGCCCTGACCACGGCCTCGCGCGCTCGTCCGTAGACTTCGCTCCTGTCACTCTCCTCCGTCGTCATGTCCGACTCTGTCTCCCGTCGTCGTTTTCTCGTCTCTGCCGGTGCCGTCCTGGGCGTCGGGCCCATGCTCGCCGCGTGTGGAGGGGGCGGAGACGTGACGGCGGCCTCCTGTGAGGGCTACGCCGCGCTCGACGCCGCGGCGCTCCAGCAGCGGGCGAGCCTGGAGTACGTCGACAAGTCGGCCACGCCGGGGCAGCTGTGCTCCAACTGCCGCTTCTACAACGCGCCCGCCGCCGGGGCCGACTGCGGCGGCTGCCAGCTCTTTCCTGGCCCGGTCGCGCCGGGTGGCTGGTGCAAGTCGTGGGTGGCGATGGCGGCGTAGTCCCGCCTCACCCGCCCGCGGGCAGCGGACCGAATACGCACCGGAAGCGCCGCTCGTCCAGCGGCACCCGCCACACGCCGAAGGCGGGCGCCGATCCCGACGCCTCGACCTGTGCGACGCACGTCCCGCCCGGTGGCGGGGCCGCCCCCGGTCGCCAGCCCTCGGGTCGGCGCTCCGTGGCATACGTCGAGCGCCGGACGCCATCTCGCGAGCGCGTGAAGCGGACCGTGCACGTCGGGAACGTCCGCGGGTCCAGGCCTCCCGCAGAGCGTGGCGCCCGGCTCGAAGCCACCGGGGCTGCCTGCCACCGGCGGCGCTCCCCGTCGAGGTCGGCGGCCAGCGCGCCGTAGGCCACGCGGACCGGGTGGAACGCCTCCGCCGAGCCCCCGCGGTCGGGGTGCGTCTGGCGCGCGAGCCGTCGGAAAGCCCGGCGCACGTCCTCCGGACCCGCGTCGTACGGGAGCGAGAGGACACGGAACGGGTCTCGGGCGTCGGCCAGCAGACAGCGGGCGAGTGCTAAAGCCCGGGAACGCGAGAGGTCGGCCCGTGCTCCGGCCTACACCCGCGCGTCGCCCGAACCGGGTGTTTCCGCATGCCCGATGCGCTGTCCCATCCGCAGCACCGATCCCGCTGCGAGCGTGTCGTCGAGGCGCACGCGCCCCGGCTCGAAGGCCAGCACGACGCTGCTGCCCAGCAGGAAGCGCCCGATCTCCGCCCCGGCCTCGAACGACTGGTCGTGCTCGGTCACCACCGTCTCGCGGTACGGCGACGCCGGGCCGTCCCAGACGGTCTCGATGCTCGCCACGATCATCGCGCCCACCATCACGAGCAGCATCCGCCCGGCGTCCGTCTCGAAGGCGCAGACCAGCCGCTCGTTGACCGCGAACAGCCCCTCCACGCCCGCCTCAGTCGTCGCGTTGACCGAGAAGAGCTTGCCGGGAATGGCCACCGTCCGCACCAGCCGCCCCGCCAGTGGGAGGTGGACGCGGTGGTAGTCGCTGGGGGAGAGGTAGACGGTCGCGAACGGCCCGCCCTCGAACGCCGGGTCGGCGCAGGCGCCCGCGAGCGCCTCGAACGAGTAGCGGATGCCCTTCGCCTGCAGCACCTGCCCGTCCTGGACGACGCCGGTCTGGCTGACCACCCCGTCCGCCGGGCTGACGACGGCGCCCGGCGCCGGGTCGATGGGGCGCGCGTCGGGGCCGAGCGACCGGGTAAAGAAGTCGTTGAACGACCGGTAGTCCGCCAGGTCGGGCCGTTCGGCCTCCGCCATGTCCACGTCGTACGCCCGCGCGAACGCGCGGATGAGGGGCCCGCGGACCCAGCCCTCGCTGGCGGCCAGCCGCCCGGCCGCCCGGGAGAGCAGGTGCTGAGGGAGAATCTTCTGGAGGCGGACGAACGCGCTCATCGGGACGGGGAGAGGGGCGCAGGCAACGGGCCCCGGCGCAGACAGTTCTCTGGGCAGGCTGGAGCCCGTCCTCGGCCATCGGGTCCCCGAGGTCCCCGGTCCGTCCTCGTCGGTGAGAAACCAAGGCTCACAGGGCGCCGGGTGCGAGAGGGTGGAAGGACATGTGCTCCTCTTTCACTACCATACCGATGATCGGAGAGGTTCGCCTCTGCGACAGTCGGGACGTGGGGCGGACCCCGCTCTCTCGATCGGACCTGCTCTGTGTTCTCGTTCTCTCCCTCCGACCATGGGTCTCCTGAACTGGCTCAAAGGACGCGTCGATCGCGATGCGCGCCACCTCGTCTATGCGCCCATCCCCGCAGCGAGAACGCTCGCCGCGCCCGACCCGGACCTCCCCATCCGGCCGCGCGAGGACTACGTGCGTCTGTGGCTGACCGAGATGTTCCTGAAGAAGGACCGGGCGTGGTTCAGCGAGTGGCACCCGGCCGTTCACGCCCTGACGCGGTTCCAGTACGGCGATGGCGAGGTCGAGCTGCCCTACATCGCAGGCCCCCTGAAGCTGCCCGACATGGCCGAGGCCAACGTCGGCCGGGTGCTCCACCTCAACCACGCGCTGACGCCGCTGGTGCCGTTCAACGGCGGCTCACTAGAAGTCGCCGCGGGCCTGCTGGCCATGAAGGGCCGAAACGACATCGCCGTGCTGATCGGCGCGCTGGGACGCTTCGCCGATCTCCTGCAGGTGCCCCAGCTGTCGACCGCCCTCGACGTGGCAGCCCCGCTCGCCAGCGCCGTCGAGGACCTCCTCGGTGCCACCGACGGCGCCCTCCACCTCGGCCTCCACCAGACGTTCGTCGCGGACGGTGGGGGCGGCGCCAATGGGCTCCGCGCGGGTTACGTCGCGGTCGTGCTCGCCGACGAGGGCACGCTCGACCCGAGCGAACTCTGGGTCGCCGAGGATCGGCTCCGCCGCGGGCCGTCGGCCGCTCAGAGCCGCCCGCTCGACGGCTTCACCTACATGCTCTTTCGGATCGAGCGGCGCGAGGAGCGGAGTTCGTGGAGTGGGCTCGCGGCCATCGACAAGCCGTTCCGGGAGGCCGCGGAGGCGTTCCAGGCGGGCGATCCCGCGCTCGGGCGCACCCGCATGAAGCAGGCCATCTTCGCCGCTGCGGGCTCCCCCGACCTGACCTGGCCCGACCGCCGCCGCGTCGCGACCCGGCTCCAGGAGGAACTGGCCTACTTCGAGTCTCTGGTCGGCGCCCTCGGCGGAGAGGCCCTGAAGCGGACCTCGCACGCGTTCGAGGCCGACCTCGCCTCTGAAGAGCGCTCGCTCGACGCCCTCCGCGACGACCACGTGCTTCCGCTCGCGACCGCCCGCGCCCTCGGGCCCGTCGACCCTGGCCGCCTTCCTCCGGCCGACGGTGCCGAGCCCCCGGCCGGGCTCGCGCCCCTCTTCGAGGCCTTTGCCATCGAGACCGCCGCCCCGACCGACCCCGCCGCCGTCGCTGCCCTCGTGGCGCCCGCGCTCGGCCCCGACTGGGTCGCCGAGCCCTACCGCGACGACGGCCGCCACTTCGAGCTGACGCGTCCGGCCACGCCGCTCGCCGAGGCCGAGGCCTGGGAGCGCACCTACGCCCTCCGCGCGACGCCCGGCGTCGCCTACGCGGAGCCGCTCTTCGTGGTCTCGGTGTACGAGGACCCTGAGGCCCTCCAGCCTTCGAGCCCCTTCGAGGCGGCCGAGGGCGAGCGGCCTCACCTCCCGGGCAGCGACGACCCTGACTGGGCCCTCGACCAGCTCCGCGTGCGTCAGGCGTGGGCCCTCTTCGACGACGGGACCCCGCCGGGGGCGGGCATCGTGGTGGGGCACCCGGACACCGGCTACCGTCGCCATCCGGAGATCGACGCCAACCTCCTCGTCGACCTCGGGTACGACTTCGTCCGGGGCGACCGCGACGCCGAGGACGAACTCGACGACGGGGTCGGTACGAACCCCAGCCACGGGGTCTCGACGTCGAGCGTCATCATCAGC from Rubrivirga sp. SAORIC476 encodes the following:
- a CDS encoding high-potential iron-sulfur protein, encoding MSDSVSRRRFLVSAGAVLGVGPMLAACGGGGDVTAASCEGYAALDAAALQQRASLEYVDKSATPGQLCSNCRFYNAPAAGADCGGCQLFPGPVAPGGWCKSWVAMAA
- a CDS encoding DnaJ domain-containing protein, coding for MLADARDPFRVLSLPYDAGPEDVRRAFRRLARQTHPDRGGSAEAFHPVRVAYGALAADLDGERRRWQAAPVASSRAPRSAGGLDPRTFPTCTVRFTRSRDGVRRSTYATERRPEGWRPGAAPPPGGTCVAQVEASGSAPAFGVWRVPLDERRFRCVFGPLPAGG
- the asd gene encoding archaetidylserine decarboxylase (Phosphatidylserine decarboxylase is synthesized as a single chain precursor. Generation of the pyruvoyl active site from a Ser is coupled to cleavage of a Gly-Ser bond between the larger (beta) and smaller (alpha chains). It is an integral membrane protein.), yielding MSAFVRLQKILPQHLLSRAAGRLAASEGWVRGPLIRAFARAYDVDMAEAERPDLADYRSFNDFFTRSLGPDARPIDPAPGAVVSPADGVVSQTGVVQDGQVLQAKGIRYSFEALAGACADPAFEGGPFATVYLSPSDYHRVHLPLAGRLVRTVAIPGKLFSVNATTEAGVEGLFAVNERLVCAFETDAGRMLLVMVGAMIVASIETVWDGPASPYRETVVTEHDQSFEAGAEIGRFLLGSSVVLAFEPGRVRLDDTLAAGSVLRMGQRIGHAETPGSGDARV
- a CDS encoding S8 family serine peptidase, producing the protein MGLLNWLKGRVDRDARHLVYAPIPAARTLAAPDPDLPIRPREDYVRLWLTEMFLKKDRAWFSEWHPAVHALTRFQYGDGEVELPYIAGPLKLPDMAEANVGRVLHLNHALTPLVPFNGGSLEVAAGLLAMKGRNDIAVLIGALGRFADLLQVPQLSTALDVAAPLASAVEDLLGATDGALHLGLHQTFVADGGGGANGLRAGYVAVVLADEGTLDPSELWVAEDRLRRGPSAAQSRPLDGFTYMLFRIERREERSSWSGLAAIDKPFREAAEAFQAGDPALGRTRMKQAIFAAAGSPDLTWPDRRRVATRLQEELAYFESLVGALGGEALKRTSHAFEADLASEERSLDALRDDHVLPLATARALGPVDPGRLPPADGAEPPAGLAPLFEAFAIETAAPTDPAAVAALVAPALGPDWVAEPYRDDGRHFELTRPATPLAEAEAWERTYALRATPGVAYAEPLFVVSVYEDPEALQPSSPFEAAEGERPHLPGSDDPDWALDQLRVRQAWALFDDGTPPGAGIVVGHPDTGYRRHPEIDANLLVDLGYDFVRGDRDAEDELDDGVGTNPSHGVSTSSVIISKDGPQADFGADDPRKRAVSGVAPGARLIPIRTARTVALLSTRRLARAIEYAVDRGAHVISISMGGVRSRRLREAVRYAETQGVIVCAAAGNQVRMVVWPARYEEVVACAACNVERGPWVGSSRGQTVTVSAPGESVWRARTEPAPDGVTHVVGRGSGTSYAVAHVAGLASLWLSYHGRAALLDRYGPGRLPGVFRHLLTATADPAADLSSLFGAGIANAERLLTQPLPAPASPFEAAESLDEVPPEADPMAEAAGLFDLAPSAPAGPFEAQASDRLAPTLAALLGVAPEAVPVALEDVGDELLFHLITRPRDYDRLKAALVAPAPASPFESDQGADPRVAQVRADLRSPARSPRLRALLTAD